One region of Terricaulis silvestris genomic DNA includes:
- a CDS encoding F0F1 ATP synthase subunit C, with amino-acid sequence MDAEAAKFIGAGIACIGMGGAGIGVGIIFGNFLQGALRNPSEAPKQFGNLIFGFAVTEALGIFSLLIALLLMFT; translated from the coding sequence ATGGACGCTGAAGCAGCGAAATTCATCGGGGCCGGTATCGCTTGTATCGGCATGGGCGGCGCGGGCATCGGCGTCGGCATCATCTTCGGCAACTTCCTGCAAGGCGCGCTGCGCAATCCGTCGGAAGCGCCGAAGCAGTTCGGCAATCTGATCTTCGGCTTCGCCGTGACCGAAGCGCTCGGCATCTTCTCGCTGCTGATCGCGCTCCTCCTGATGTTCACCTAA